In Candidatus Scalindua japonica, the genomic stretch CCACAACAGGCCACCAGGGATAGCGTTCAGGTTTATGGTAGCCTTTTATTGCGGCACGAGGTGTGGCATCCCAACCGGGTGATACAGATGGAAAGTATGTAAGTCCTGATTTATCAGCAAAGCCTTTCCATTCACGGCTTCGTTTTTTTACCAATTCTGCATAATCCTGCTGGTATTTACCCTTCCAGTCAGGAAGCCAGACATAGTGGCTGATACTGTCAAATCCTGCCTTTTTAAACTCACCAATTTTAGCAGGCGCCGGATTTATTGCCATAAGATGAAGTCCGGGATATCCTTTTTTTCTAAGATAGTCTTTCGCCTTATGGATTGCCAGGGACGCGAGCCCTTCTCCCAACTGTCGTAGAAAAAAAGTACTGTCAAAGATGGAGAACATGGGCATTTCGTTTACACGAAGATAGTTTGGTCTTGAGAAGTATTTTTTCTCAAGATATTTAATCAATTCCACAAAATCATCCGGGTCTGTGTAAACAAGTCTGCCCGGACCAATTTCGGGACTGGAATTGTGTTTAACCGGAAGAATTCCACGTGGCATACGATTTGCCCACATCAGGGTAAAAGGAAAGTTGTCACCACTATCCATACCGAGAAATCCCTTATCCAATGCGGCGTCGAAAACACGTTTTCCTCGAGACCAGAAAAAACCATATACAAAGAAGTCCACACCGTATTTACGGGCAAGTCCTACCTGTTTCTGAACGGTAGAGGGGACTGAATCATCGTAAGGCCCATCTGCAGGTAATCGCGGCTGGTTGTGACCAGGAAAACGTTCCGGCGCTTTCAAGACAAGGTCCCACTCACTCCAGCCCGGTTGGAATTTGCTGTCCCGTTCATCACATGCGTGCCAGCCCGGATATACATACGCGCCGATTTTTGTATTATTTATTGAATAGTTCAACCTTTTATATCCTTTCAGACTAAAATGCAAAGTTCAAATGTCGATATTGCATATAGTTTTAATTTGTATCATTTTCTTCTCAATTATTCCATTTTTTTTCAGTCGTGTCGGGTTAGGTTTTTGCGGATACCATTTTTATCATATCAGAATTCCTTTATCGGGTATCCGGGTGGTTCGTTCAATCTGGATACCCGCTTAAAGCATGCCTCCCGGAATAGGTACCCGTTCACGTCCGAACGGATTGCCGACCTGACTGCCGGGCTGGAATGAAAATTTTGGAGCATTAATTTGTAATACGCAAAAATCTAACCGGATGTTTCTGAGGTAAACTGACTCATTTTTTCATGGTTGACAAATAAAGAGGTAGTAAATAAAATAACAGGGATTGCAATGCTTTGTGCTTGCAAGGGCAAACATTATTAAATGATTAACTCTGGTCTTGTCATAT encodes the following:
- a CDS encoding glycoside hydrolase family 99-like domain-containing protein, with the protein product MNYSINNTKIGAYVYPGWHACDERDSKFQPGWSEWDLVLKAPERFPGHNQPRLPADGPYDDSVPSTVQKQVGLARKYGVDFFVYGFFWSRGKRVFDAALDKGFLGMDSGDNFPFTLMWANRMPRGILPVKHNSSPEIGPGRLVYTDPDDFVELIKYLEKKYFSRPNYLRVNEMPMFSIFDSTFFLRQLGEGLASLAIHKAKDYLRKKGYPGLHLMAINPAPAKIGEFKKAGFDSISHYVWLPDWKGKYQQDYAELVKKRSREWKGFADKSGLTYFPSVSPGWDATPRAAIKGYHKPERYPWWPVVVNENPALFSNFLGHAINYTMKFNKPQLSFIASWNEWSEGHYLEPDKRYGTAWLEAVRKAKQDAF